One region of Moraxella sp. ZY210820 genomic DNA includes:
- a CDS encoding EAL domain-containing protein, with protein MRNALFTQKLKLSEIRLLIVDDNQVRYNKIVEILQEQSLQVNALLLDDIRSFEKQLATSWDLIIFGRAYDLKLEQAFPIIQNSIQPDIPVLMLRDEDYHPDQYSQYLNKGVFDILNLDFTASTYMMLVRALSYSRSIQATKRLNEELETMQQHAQHLAHESSKAIALLEEGIHAQANEEYVKLFGFKSEDDLIGLPVMDVLQPKNIQQFKQNFKKISQGQFEQTGLEISTSNPNATHSYLKLEYFPAEDGAVQLIVDTIEGKGSALGGEKIHPLSSAMLSMMRHIKNNPANFNTLVVMGLKQCPEAILEAHWEEKLNYFREVTKYLQDYNDATVYRIDPLTYITLVQTESQAVLDARLSSLKSLQKPQLLTIADKTLPLNLRLGYQVLTEQQYDDESFLAVVGQAYDTSLPEAKVQANDDFLSLIEETPAPVATPVPSVALEMDIEPVVAQVNTPVSTIGDLDLDLDLGLETDIATSAPVIEPVTANPLNDSLDLDLSLDIAPLDTPVVPSAPVGSDLGLSLELEPMTTSVAEPSLSLEIEQPEIQLDGLSLQLDEPETTAPTISGLSLEIEQPSIELALDKVEPVVEPVAVQTVEIEPIAPTAPIVEPIAPATVGTPVPMIKPTTSSSADWSPMLKSLQQNLQHGLVSLRFQQYYDKDDSMMFTYEVSSSFIYDNAWKDLVDMPDLNEAPELSIELDRWMVIEASKQLHNFVTQYPNSRIVVNLNQHILTNPQFPELVGKLAKMIGGQQQRPLVLQFSEKALSENVGISQHYIAELKKQGVDIAVRGFGTLLLSKTILERIPMDIIGLHTDFNKQVHDTNGAAELQEKMNEFKEICPNANFVLHDLDDMNSFANAWNVEARFIKSAYFQKKMDNLVMQTQ; from the coding sequence ATGCGTAATGCTTTATTTACACAAAAATTAAAATTGTCAGAAATTCGGTTGTTAATTGTTGATGATAACCAAGTTCGTTACAATAAGATTGTAGAAATTTTACAAGAACAATCATTGCAGGTTAATGCTTTATTATTAGATGATATTCGTAGTTTTGAAAAACAATTAGCAACATCATGGGATTTAATTATTTTTGGTCGTGCTTATGATTTAAAATTAGAACAAGCATTCCCAATTATTCAAAATAGTATACAACCTGATATTCCTGTATTGATGTTGCGTGATGAAGATTATCACCCAGACCAATATTCTCAATATTTAAACAAAGGTGTGTTTGATATTTTGAATTTGGATTTTACAGCATCAACTTACATGATGTTGGTGCGTGCATTGTCATATAGCCGTTCAATTCAAGCGACTAAACGTTTGAATGAAGAGCTTGAAACTATGCAACAACATGCACAGCATTTAGCTCATGAAAGTAGCAAAGCGATTGCTTTATTGGAAGAGGGGATTCATGCTCAAGCAAATGAAGAATATGTAAAATTGTTTGGCTTTAAATCGGAAGATGATTTGATTGGCTTGCCAGTCATGGACGTATTGCAACCAAAAAATATTCAGCAATTTAAACAAAATTTTAAGAAAATTTCGCAAGGTCAATTTGAGCAAACTGGTTTAGAAATTAGTACCAGTAATCCTAATGCAACACATAGCTATTTGAAATTAGAATATTTTCCTGCGGAAGATGGTGCAGTTCAACTGATTGTTGATACCATTGAAGGCAAAGGTAGTGCGTTGGGCGGTGAAAAAATCCATCCATTATCATCAGCGATGTTGTCAATGATGCGTCATATCAAAAACAACCCAGCAAATTTTAATACTTTAGTGGTGATGGGATTAAAACAATGCCCTGAGGCAATTTTAGAAGCTCATTGGGAAGAAAAGCTAAATTATTTCCGTGAGGTAACTAAATATTTACAAGACTATAATGATGCTACGGTATATCGTATTGATCCATTGACTTATATTACTTTGGTGCAAACTGAATCTCAAGCGGTATTAGATGCACGTTTAAGTAGTTTAAAATCATTACAAAAACCGCAATTATTGACTATAGCTGATAAAACTTTACCATTAAATTTACGTTTAGGTTATCAAGTTTTAACTGAACAACAATACGATGATGAGAGTTTCTTAGCGGTAGTTGGTCAAGCGTACGATACATCATTACCAGAAGCAAAAGTACAAGCCAATGATGATTTCTTAAGCTTAATTGAAGAAACGCCTGCACCTGTGGCTACCCCAGTGCCATCTGTTGCGTTAGAAATGGATATAGAGCCTGTTGTAGCACAAGTGAATACACCAGTATCAACGATTGGTGATTTAGATTTAGACCTTGATTTAGGTTTAGAGACAGATATTGCAACTTCTGCTCCAGTGATTGAACCAGTAACAGCGAATCCATTAAATGATTCATTGGACTTAGACTTATCATTGGATATTGCACCATTAGATACACCAGTCGTTCCATCGGCTCCTGTAGGTAGTGATTTGGGCTTAAGTCTTGAGTTAGAGCCGATGACAACATCGGTGGCTGAACCTAGTTTGTCTTTAGAAATTGAACAACCTGAAATACAGTTAGATGGTTTATCATTACAACTTGATGAACCTGAAACAACTGCACCTACAATATCTGGTTTGTCATTAGAGATTGAGCAGCCAAGCATTGAATTAGCATTGGATAAAGTAGAACCAGTAGTCGAACCTGTTGCAGTACAAACTGTTGAAATAGAGCCTATTGCTCCAACAGCTCCTATTGTTGAGCCTATTGCACCTGCTACAGTGGGAACACCTGTACCAATGATTAAACCTACTACATCATCAAGTGCAGATTGGTCGCCGATGTTGAAGAGTTTACAACAAAATTTACAGCATGGTTTAGTTTCATTGCGTTTCCAACAATATTATGATAAAGATGATAGTATGATGTTTACTTATGAAGTATCATCATCATTTATTTATGATAATGCGTGGAAAGATTTAGTTGATATGCCAGACTTGAATGAAGCTCCAGAGTTGTCAATTGAATTAGACCGCTGGATGGTAATTGAAGCAAGTAAGCAATTACATAATTTTGTAACACAATATCCAAATTCACGTATTGTGGTAAATTTAAATCAGCACATTTTAACCAATCCACAATTTCCAGAATTAGTAGGGAAATTGGCGAAAATGATTGGCGGTCAGCAACAACGTCCATTAGTGTTGCAATTCTCTGAAAAAGCGTTAAGTGAAAATGTAGGTATTTCGCAACACTATATTGCAGAGTTGAAGAAACAAGGTGTTGATATTGCGGTGCGTGGTTTCGGTACATTATTGTTAAGTAAGACGATTTTAGAGCGTATTCCAATGGATATTATTGGTTTACATACAGATTTCAATAAACAAGTACATGACACGAATGGTGCGGCAGAGTTACAAGAGAAGATGAATGAATTTAAGGAAATTTGTCCAAATGCAAATTTTGTATTACATGATTTAGATGATATGAATTCATTTGCAAATGCTTGGAATGTTGAAGCACGCTTTATTAAATCTGCATATTTCCAAAAGAAAATGGATAATTTAGTGATGCAAACTCAATAA
- a CDS encoding surface lipoprotein assembly modifier codes for MNKIAVCVLSCLMTVNVWATDEQNRHQLEQQYKLTQQQQQEQLLSGTEVLDKITAIKNQNHVEDNEASLTQAIFIAINQQDWQDLNHYLQRYQQLEYYSPVIVYFSKGILAKSKRDYKQAEHYFKTMLEYDVDFTRGRLELARILFENHKNEEAKQHFQAIYPQLPEQIQEVIDIYLQAIAQRFQWQGSIAVGMSYNNNVNQKSGGSQCYTQFIINGQQICTQLRTAESAVSDGLWTYNATIAKHIPLHEQHSLYFKTLAYGSIYDTESSQSQQTVNTALGYKFQNAKQSLNLYPFYEHYRHSAQSMYDAYGLGVDYNNQLNEKIGLNLQSEYQKNNFKNSLNKEYYNGNIFTTYLTFSYQLSPKTLAFMGANYADKNINDDTNSFKQYTARLGAYHVFDNQSNLTALAMFKQTNYQMENVLIDPKPARNKEQNYILSYAMPNMNFKGFYPVLGYKYSKMKSNISWFYDYDAHEVNIKLQKTF; via the coding sequence ATGAACAAAATAGCTGTGTGTGTATTGAGTTGTTTGATGACAGTTAATGTTTGGGCAACTGATGAGCAAAATCGCCATCAATTAGAACAACAATATAAACTCACGCAACAGCAACAACAAGAACAATTATTATCAGGCACAGAAGTTTTAGATAAAATCACAGCAATAAAAAATCAAAATCATGTGGAAGACAATGAGGCAAGTTTAACACAGGCGATATTTATAGCCATTAATCAACAAGATTGGCAAGATTTAAATCATTATTTACAGCGTTATCAGCAATTAGAATATTATAGCCCTGTGATTGTTTATTTTTCTAAAGGAATTTTAGCGAAATCAAAACGTGATTATAAACAAGCTGAACACTATTTTAAAACCATGCTTGAATATGATGTTGATTTTACACGAGGGCGTTTAGAATTAGCTCGCATTTTATTTGAAAATCATAAAAATGAAGAGGCGAAACAGCATTTTCAAGCGATTTATCCGCAGTTACCTGAACAAATTCAAGAAGTTATTGATATTTATTTACAAGCGATTGCACAACGTTTTCAATGGCAAGGATCTATTGCAGTCGGTATGAGTTATAATAATAATGTTAATCAAAAATCAGGTGGTTCACAATGTTATACACAATTTATCATCAATGGGCAACAAATTTGTACACAATTACGTACTGCAGAATCCGCTGTGAGTGATGGATTATGGACATATAATGCGACAATCGCTAAACATATTCCATTGCATGAGCAACATTCATTGTATTTTAAAACCTTAGCGTATGGTTCAATTTATGATACTGAATCAAGCCAAAGTCAGCAAACGGTCAATACTGCATTGGGCTATAAATTCCAAAATGCAAAACAGAGTTTGAATCTTTATCCCTTTTATGAACATTATCGTCATTCAGCACAATCAATGTATGATGCTTATGGGTTAGGAGTCGATTATAATAATCAACTTAATGAAAAAATAGGATTAAATTTACAAAGTGAATATCAAAAGAATAATTTTAAAAACAGTCTTAATAAAGAGTATTATAATGGCAATATTTTTACAACTTATTTAACATTCAGTTATCAACTTTCGCCTAAAACATTAGCTTTTATGGGGGCAAATTATGCTGATAAAAATATCAATGATGATACTAATTCATTTAAACAATATACTGCTCGTTTAGGGGCTTATCATGTGTTTGATAACCAATCTAATTTAACAGCTTTGGCGATGTTTAAACAAACAAATTATCAAATGGAAAATGTATTGATTGACCCAAAACCTGCTCGAAATAAGGAGCAAAATTATATTTTATCTTATGCCATGCCAAATATGAATTTTAAAGGATTTTATCCTGTATTAGGCTATAAATATAGCAAAATGAAAAGTAATATTTCATGGTTTTATGATTATGATGCACATGAAGTGAATATTAAACTACAAAAAACATTTTAA
- a CDS encoding HAD family hydrolase, producing the protein MISFPLLERAKHIQALVLDVDGILSDGFVTLTNTGDEIKSFDIRDGLGMKLVQKAGIKVIIITGRKSYIVEKRMSDLGVDLVFQGREDKGVALKEACTNLGLQPSDCLYMGDDWPDLSAFAIAGMKVTVPNGHSELRYRADFVTQAYGGRGAVREVCDILLTAKGEYQRLLNEFLKV; encoded by the coding sequence ATGATTTCTTTTCCATTATTAGAGCGTGCAAAACATATTCAAGCCTTAGTTTTAGATGTTGATGGGATTTTAAGTGATGGCTTTGTAACTTTGACGAATACAGGTGATGAAATTAAATCATTTGATATTCGTGATGGTTTAGGCATGAAATTGGTACAAAAAGCAGGCATAAAAGTAATTATTATTACAGGGCGTAAGAGTTATATTGTTGAAAAACGTATGAGTGATTTGGGGGTTGATTTAGTCTTTCAAGGGCGTGAAGATAAAGGCGTAGCACTGAAAGAGGCGTGTACAAACTTAGGTCTACAACCGAGTGATTGTTTATATATGGGTGATGATTGGCCAGATTTATCTGCTTTTGCGATTGCTGGTATGAAAGTAACAGTACCGAATGGTCATAGTGAATTGCGTTATCGTGCAGATTTTGTTACCCAAGCCTATGGCGGACGTGGGGCAGTGCGTGAAGTATGTGATATTTTATTGACAGCTAAAGGTGAATATCAACGTTTACTGAATGAATTTTTAAAAGTGTAG
- a CDS encoding TonB-dependent receptor domain-containing protein, with the protein MLKKRVKNSKVVAVLWKMSALALAIAMSHSAFANTENSTAVQAEELPTIEVTAEQETRYEQGKKEQFKENIVSIYKEKEEVERYKGVNPADLLSGVAGVHSSDSRNNGAISPNIRGLQGEGRIPVVVDGTRSEYTVYRGYSGVNNRTYVDPNLISEVRAYKGATELNHGMPLAVGGAVMLNTIDAKDVLIDGKNWGVSVKYETNNNSVKPRYPKINYGERFDEGENFWTLFGDANPQLYTPLKNSGKNKFFDDYALRFAVAGKNDLTDVMVAYSKREQGNYFSGSRNASDYYTKFGKTDNRDDDDVINFAEIMPPSYEVPNTGSKNETWLLKNNWHLPKGQEINLSWRKSDIQYGEVMNTRSVYSEIMKNVFDYGPNTTIGVQWTPAIVEQNAGRIDYKINPEQNRWLNLKTSAWYSKTTSHNNSSGAPIALPRGADAIYEQDFAKMLLASGCLKSDGYVLQTTSFDLSCKISQAQLDEIRQKYKEKMGHDLNPSVTEIVNSALHLVRNKQYGFDLSNNFQLKDNLNLTLGYNLHRQKQTASMSPIPQFCYTGFNADGQCEWGDNISSYIFPPKAGERDEHSFWTHLNWQATDKLNIQLGGRWGKASLEDTFLQEKVAKGEWKHPEMNEFKWYSVQYNPTEEEKETLFDWFALSRKWGIWDIEDDDEREAKFDELNAFIAKNLEDYKTKHGYDGYSVRTNNRDDFFYRGNYKWYADKNGRFSAETAPYNQTHLIKREGEFFSGGVGDGLWGEGFRLADLGKRKYKGEFDPSISISYAFTPYNRIYARYNQVTRFPSMYEGLAGFSQNPYKIDPNSWGKLLIDYLEPEVAKNLEVGYVQDLTRWLPNWKNADIKLNYYRNRLTNVIDRNESALSNFFTQYERLDTQGIELQGRMDTGKVFADISYSYLMKSEMCDARAQIKLGKLYKYDPNTRTCFTGGFPNGYLRGAIPPKHSVSLSVGSRFLDDRLVLGSRVSYQSSANFKKLKAECQGVIACWGDTLNRGTGSDVWKSYYTVDAYMDYKPMPNLKLSLIGTNLTNVYHPDALTRTVFPAPGRTFKLGIDYKF; encoded by the coding sequence ATGCTGAAAAAACGTGTGAAGAACAGCAAAGTTGTAGCTGTATTATGGAAAATGTCCGCATTAGCGTTAGCGATTGCGATGAGTCATTCTGCATTTGCTAATACAGAAAATAGCACCGCAGTACAGGCTGAAGAGTTACCAACCATCGAAGTTACTGCGGAACAAGAAACTCGTTATGAACAGGGTAAAAAAGAACAATTCAAAGAGAATATTGTTAGTATTTACAAAGAAAAAGAAGAAGTCGAACGTTATAAAGGGGTAAATCCAGCTGATTTATTGAGCGGTGTGGCAGGCGTACATAGTAGTGATTCACGCAATAATGGGGCGATTTCTCCCAATATTCGTGGTCTACAAGGCGAAGGGCGTATTCCTGTTGTAGTTGATGGTACACGTTCTGAATATACCGTGTATCGTGGTTATTCAGGGGTCAATAACCGTACTTATGTAGATCCAAACTTAATCAGCGAAGTGCGTGCCTATAAAGGAGCAACTGAGCTGAATCATGGTATGCCATTAGCGGTTGGCGGTGCGGTAATGCTCAATACTATTGATGCTAAAGATGTGCTTATTGATGGTAAAAATTGGGGGGTAAGTGTCAAATACGAAACCAATAATAACTCGGTAAAACCACGCTATCCAAAAATTAACTATGGCGAACGCTTTGATGAAGGTGAAAATTTTTGGACATTATTTGGTGATGCTAATCCACAACTTTATACACCATTGAAAAATAGTGGTAAAAATAAATTTTTTGATGATTATGCCTTGCGTTTTGCTGTTGCAGGAAAAAATGATTTAACCGATGTGATGGTCGCTTATAGCAAACGTGAACAAGGGAACTACTTTTCAGGCTCACGCAATGCGAGCGATTATTATACTAAATTCGGTAAAACGGATAACAGAGATGATGATGATGTGATTAATTTTGCAGAAATTATGCCACCAAGCTATGAAGTGCCAAATACAGGCAGTAAAAATGAAACTTGGCTACTTAAAAATAATTGGCATTTACCAAAAGGTCAAGAAATTAACCTAAGCTGGCGTAAAAGCGATATACAATATGGCGAAGTAATGAATACACGCTCTGTCTATTCAGAAATCATGAAAAATGTGTTCGATTATGGACCAAATACAACCATTGGTGTGCAATGGACACCTGCTATCGTTGAGCAAAATGCAGGGCGTATTGACTATAAAATCAATCCAGAGCAAAACCGTTGGCTGAATTTAAAAACCAGTGCATGGTATAGTAAAACTACGAGCCATAATAATAGTAGTGGTGCACCGATTGCATTACCAAGAGGGGCTGATGCTATATATGAGCAGGATTTTGCAAAAATGTTACTTGCTTCAGGCTGTTTAAAAAGTGATGGTTATGTTTTGCAAACAACATCTTTTGATTTATCTTGTAAAATTAGTCAAGCTCAGTTAGATGAGATACGCCAAAAATATAAAGAAAAAATGGGGCATGATTTAAATCCTAGCGTAACAGAAATTGTTAATTCTGCTTTACATTTGGTGCGTAATAAACAATATGGTTTTGATTTAAGTAATAATTTCCAGTTAAAAGATAATTTAAATTTAACGCTAGGCTATAATTTACATCGTCAGAAACAAACTGCTTCTATGTCTCCGATACCGCAATTCTGCTATACTGGGTTTAATGCTGATGGTCAATGTGAATGGGGTGATAATATTTCTTCCTATATTTTTCCACCGAAAGCAGGCGAACGAGATGAGCATAGTTTTTGGACGCATTTAAACTGGCAAGCGACGGATAAACTCAATATTCAACTGGGTGGGCGTTGGGGTAAAGCCAGCTTAGAGGATACTTTTTTACAAGAAAAAGTAGCTAAAGGCGAATGGAAACACCCTGAAATGAATGAGTTTAAATGGTATTCAGTACAGTATAATCCAACTGAAGAAGAAAAAGAGACACTATTTGATTGGTTTGCTTTATCTAGGAAATGGGGCATTTGGGATATTGAGGATGATGATGAGAGAGAAGCAAAATTTGATGAATTAAATGCTTTTATTGCCAAAAATCTTGAAGATTATAAAACAAAACATGGCTATGATGGTTATAGTGTACGTACAAATAATAGAGATGATTTCTTTTATAGAGGTAATTATAAATGGTATGCCGATAAAAATGGGCGTTTTTCAGCAGAAACCGCTCCCTATAATCAAACACATTTAATTAAACGAGAAGGTGAGTTTTTTTCGGGGGGTGTAGGTGATGGGTTATGGGGCGAGGGCTTTAGACTTGCGGATTTGGGTAAACGCAAATATAAAGGTGAGTTTGACCCTTCTATTTCGATTAGTTATGCGTTTACACCGTATAACCGTATTTATGCACGTTATAATCAAGTTACACGCTTCCCTTCGATGTATGAAGGTTTAGCAGGTTTTTCACAAAATCCGTATAAAATTGATCCAAATAGTTGGGGTAAATTGCTCATTGATTATTTAGAGCCTGAAGTGGCTAAAAATTTAGAAGTAGGCTATGTACAAGATTTAACCCGTTGGCTACCAAATTGGAAAAATGCGGATATTAAATTGAACTATTACCGCAATCGTTTAACCAATGTGATTGACCGTAACGAAAGTGCTTTATCGAACTTTTTTACGCAATATGAACGCTTAGATACACAAGGCATCGAGTTACAAGGGCGTATGGATACAGGTAAAGTATTTGCTGATATAAGTTATAGTTACTTAATGAAGAGTGAAATGTGTGATGCACGAGCTCAGATAAAATTAGGTAAGTTGTACAAATATGACCCAAATACGAGAACTTGTTTTACAGGTGGTTTTCCTAATGGCTATTTGCGTGGAGCGATTCCGCCAAAGCATTCTGTTAGCTTAAGTGTAGGTTCACGCTTTTTAGATGACCGTTTGGTGCTTGGTAGCCGTGTCAGCTATCAAAGTAGTGCAAATTTCAAAAAATTGAAAGCTGAATGTCAAGGTGTGATTGCATGCTGGGGAGATACTCTCAATAGAGGAACTGGTAGTGATGTATGGAAATCTTACTATACAGTTGATGCCTATATGGACTATAAACCTATGCCGAATTTAAAATTATCGTTGATTGGTACAAACTTAACTAATGTATATCACCCAGATGCATTAACACGTACGGTTTTCCCAGCACCGGGGCGTACTTTTAAATTAGGTATTGATTATAAGTTTTAA
- a CDS encoding chorismate lyase, with protein MNKLAIPKHLQSWLYAQGSLTKQLTQLAQGQFAVQLQAEYYQRLTLQDSLWLDMPYHHVAWVRESYLLGVNRQAWVQAKSIFPILSMQTHARRFKTLKHRPMGHLLFSRYVPSDCQRRIIQLEQGWTRQNRYIWRNSCFIVQETFLPEFEQFILKSV; from the coding sequence ATGAATAAATTAGCTATTCCTAAGCATTTACAGTCGTGGCTATACGCACAAGGCTCATTAACTAAACAATTAACACAATTAGCACAAGGGCAATTTGCTGTACAATTACAAGCGGAATATTATCAGCGTTTAACTTTACAGGATAGTTTATGGTTAGATATGCCATATCATCATGTTGCATGGGTGCGTGAAAGCTATTTGTTAGGAGTAAATCGGCAAGCTTGGGTGCAAGCTAAAAGTATTTTTCCCATTTTAAGTATGCAGACTCATGCTCGCCGATTTAAAACTTTGAAACATCGTCCAATGGGACATTTGTTGTTTTCTCGCTATGTGCCGAGTGATTGTCAGCGTCGTATTATTCAATTAGAGCAAGGATGGACAAGACAAAATCGTTATATTTGGCGAAATAGTTGTTTTATTGTACAAGAAACATTTTTACCTGAATTTGAACAGTTTATTTTAAAGTCAGTTTAG
- a CDS encoding SIS domain-containing protein has protein sequence MNYQTIARQTLAIEQKALQILAQQIDERFYRACEILFNCQGRVVVTGMGKSGHIGRKMAATFASTGTPSFFMHPGEAGHGDLGMLVKGDVLIAISNSGKSDEIMMLMPLIKRLGVPLITISRDDKGPMPQNADVALTLGESEEACPLGLAPTSSTTATLALGDALAVALLDARGFTADDFARSHPAGALGKRLLLHVENLMHTGESLPKVKPSTPLNEVLYEMSAKRLGLTTVVDDNDVLLGIFTDGDLRRLIERQHGLSVDMPVQDVMTQNPYTIGQQLRAVEALEQLRDKKINQFIVVDEQRKVIGVISMHDLIQAGVS, from the coding sequence ATGAATTATCAAACCATTGCTCGCCAAACTTTGGCAATAGAACAAAAAGCGTTGCAAATTTTAGCTCAACAAATTGATGAGCGTTTTTACCGTGCTTGTGAGATTTTATTTAACTGTCAAGGGCGTGTTGTGGTAACAGGAATGGGTAAATCAGGACATATTGGACGTAAAATGGCAGCCACTTTTGCATCTACAGGAACACCATCATTTTTTATGCACCCGGGAGAGGCTGGGCATGGTGATTTAGGAATGTTAGTAAAAGGTGATGTATTGATTGCGATTTCTAATTCAGGCAAAAGTGATGAAATTATGATGTTAATGCCACTTATTAAACGTTTGGGTGTGCCATTAATTACCATTAGCCGTGATGATAAAGGACCTATGCCACAAAATGCTGATGTGGCTTTAACATTAGGTGAGTCAGAAGAAGCCTGTCCATTGGGTTTAGCACCAACATCAAGCACAACTGCAACATTGGCTTTGGGTGATGCTTTAGCTGTAGCTTTATTGGATGCACGAGGTTTTACTGCTGATGATTTTGCTCGTTCTCATCCTGCTGGTGCATTGGGTAAGCGTTTATTATTACATGTAGAAAATTTAATGCATACAGGTGAGAGTTTGCCTAAAGTTAAACCATCAACGCCACTGAATGAAGTATTATATGAAATGAGTGCTAAGCGATTAGGTTTAACCACAGTGGTTGATGACAATGATGTGTTATTAGGTATTTTTACCGATGGTGATTTACGTCGTTTAATTGAACGTCAGCATGGTTTAAGTGTTGATATGCCTGTTCAAGATGTGATGACACAAAATCCTTATACCATTGGTCAGCAATTGCGTGCAGTGGAAGCTTTGGAGCAATTACGTGATAAAAAAATTAATCAATTTATTGTGGTTGATGAACAGCGTAAAGTAATTGGTGTGATTAGTATGCACGATTTAATTCAAGCAGGAGTAAGTTAA
- a CDS encoding Slam-dependent surface lipoprotein, with product MKIQQLAVAVAISGFAVGVAHAGVVGHSSNEAKVRVGAVGDAIIVNGEKFEPSHKADQIGNSGIAVINTTNGSQVNNKFVDIANLRATAERTTTRVVMNVGGQDSAGVVQLDMNKWVKLPRVPDHSTLGKFSYKELPNNVYFGEWHQASTTSASDKDRTVYYVGKTDGLSVPTTGTATYNVVGINQYNGQVGNVWNGWTGNSTTAAANNLLTGTLKADFKAKTIAGNLNRAVNGGANVTNTLSIDGSFKTRNLGEITGKAVANGKVEGDIKGQFFGTNAASVAGVATFGGANSKFDTAFGGSKQ from the coding sequence ATGAAAATTCAACAATTAGCGGTGGCAGTTGCCATCTCAGGTTTCGCGGTTGGTGTAGCTCATGCTGGTGTAGTAGGTCATTCAAGTAATGAAGCTAAAGTACGTGTGGGTGCAGTTGGAGATGCTATTATTGTAAACGGTGAAAAATTTGAGCCATCACATAAAGCAGACCAAATTGGTAATTCAGGTATTGCCGTTATTAATACCACTAATGGCTCTCAGGTTAATAACAAATTTGTAGATATTGCAAATTTACGTGCAACAGCAGAACGAACTACAACTCGTGTTGTGATGAATGTCGGTGGTCAAGATTCTGCTGGCGTGGTTCAGTTGGATATGAATAAATGGGTTAAATTACCACGAGTACCAGACCATTCAACTTTAGGTAAATTCTCTTATAAAGAATTACCAAACAATGTTTACTTTGGCGAGTGGCACCAAGCAAGTACCACATCAGCAAGCGATAAAGACCGTACCGTATATTATGTGGGTAAAACTGATGGTTTAAGTGTGCCAACAACAGGTACAGCAACCTATAATGTCGTGGGTATTAACCAATATAATGGTCAAGTCGGTAATGTGTGGAATGGTTGGACTGGTAACTCTACAACTGCAGCAGCAAACAATTTATTGACAGGTACGTTAAAAGCTGATTTTAAAGCTAAAACTATTGCAGGTAATTTAAACCGTGCAGTGAATGGCGGAGCGAATGTTACCAATACTTTAAGTATTGATGGTTCATTTAAAACTAGAAATTTAGGTGAAATTACTGGTAAAGCGGTTGCGAATGGTAAGGTTGAAGGAGACATTAAAGGTCAATTCTTTGGTACAAATGCAGCTTCTGTGGCAGGTGTAGCGACTTTTGGTGGTGCAAACAGCAAATTTGATACAGCCTTTGGCGGTAGCAAACAATGA